The window TGCCGTACCGTTCCTCCAGTAAAAGAGAAAAATAAATTCCGATGTCATATCCCAAAGGAAAGGTCTGCTTAATATAATCCAGCATATTGCTTTTCAGCTGCATATTATATTTAAGCCGTATGCTTAAGGGCACACAGTGGAGTGCAAGGGCGATCCTGAGATTGATGTTGTCGGTAAAATCAATACCAAAGCGGTTTTTTATTTCCAGAAATGCCTTCCGTATAAATGCATCCATTTCCAGGGTGACCATTGAAGTGCTCTGACAATTGGATTTTCCTTTCAGATACAGGGCAAAATAATTGGTCTCATAATCCGTGACATTGATCAGATAGCGCTTCTTTAAACGCTCAAAAATATCTCTGGCAATCTCTTCTTCCACATCCAGGCTGTCTGTTATATTCAGCTCACTGGGACTGATATAGAATCCTTTTTGAAGCCGTTTTACCATAATGTTCAGAAACAGGATGGCATTCTGGATTTCCGCATCAGCCACGCTGTATTTGTATTTAATCAAAACCTCTGTCAGCAGATTCTTGATGATGGGAATCTGCTTTTCATCTACATAATCAATTCCAAAACCGCCGGGCGTATGAGTGAGAAACACATTTTTCTCCACAATATATCTGCGTTTGTTTATCTCTGATCCGAAAATGAGAATCCTGTTATCATTTTTCAAAAGATCCAGCTCAAACTCTTCCAGGAGTTCCTGGAGTTTTTTCATATCATTATGCAGGGTGGAGGCAGAAATAAAAAATTCATCCGCTACTGTGTTAATGGAAACCGAACGATGCTGGTTTAATAAATATATGCTGATCTGCAAAACCCGGTTGGAAGGATAGGCCAGGGAAACATGGGCCTGCTGCTGGTAAAGGCTGTTTAAAAAAGCGGTAAATTCCTCATGGTTTTCAATATGTAAACATGTACCCTTGGAAACTGCAGAAATGATGCTGGCGGAACCTTCCTTAGCCAGGACTTCCTTTATCACCTTTAAATCCCCCTGAACTGTCCGCAGGCTGACATTCATCTTTTTTGAAAAATAAGCTGCTGTCAGAAATCTGTCCGATTCTTTGCATAACTCCAATAAGATTTCAATCTGTCGCTGGATAATCAACGGTTTCTCCCCTTTCCGTACTCCCATTGTTATCTGAACTGATAAAATGGACATGTTTAAATTTTTCCGTAAACTCATCAGGCAGTTTTTCATCGGACACAACGTATTCCACATCATCAAGCGTGGCAGCCATATGCTGTGAGAATTGCCCGAACCGCTCTTTGATACAAAGAAATACCCGTTTTTGAGCCCGTGCCAGCATAAACTTGCGGACAACCGTTTCTTCCTCATTTACATCCATAATCTGTCCGCCCGGACTAAGTGCCGTACAGGTAAAAAACATCTGATCAACATAAATATTCTCTAGCATCCCCAGAGTGTAGGATCCAGTCGTCACCACATTATCAAAATCTGATACAAGCCCGCCGGCCGCATAGGTCTTAATATGCTTGGAAGCCAGATGGTGAGCCAGCTGCATATTGTTGGTATAAACGGTGGTATTTAAAGACGGATTCAACAAAAAAGCAAAATTCAGAGCAGTAGTGGAACTGTCAATGAATATGGAAGAATCCGGAGTAATAAGTTTTACGGCATTTTTGACAATGGCCATCTTTTCTTTCCGGTTTTCCTGCCTGCGGAAAGAGAAAGGCGCTATCGTTGCCGGCTGGGAAATCAAGGTTACTCCTCCGTAGGAACGCCGCACATATCCCTTGCTCTCTAAATTGGACAGATCCCGCCGTATGCTGGATGGGCTGATAAAAAGCTTCTCCGCCAAATAATCCACAGTGGCATAATTATTCAATTTTAGAATCTCCAATATCTCTTCTTCCCGCTGACTTTTACTCATTTTCTCCCAAGGTTGCTCATTTGTGCTCATTTTTCAATTTTACCGCCATATATTGACCAAAATCATATCTTTTATTATTATAATCTTAACAAAGAAAAAAAGAAAGGGGAATGTGATCATGGATATAAAACATATAATTTTTGATTTGGATGGAACGCTGTGGAATACCACTGAACTATCTGCCATGGCCTATAACCGGGCGCTCCAGAAAGACGGCAGAAGCGCTCTCCACATCACACCGGATGTGATTAAGCAGGAATTTGGCAAAACCATCAGTACCATTGCTGATGAACTGTTTCCTGAGTTTGATAAAGATACCAGAAATGAGCTTATGGATCAATGCGACTGCTTTAATACTGTCTGTCTGGATGAGGCAGACTGTGACATGCTGTATCCCGGAGTCAGAGAAGCCCTTGAACAATTGTCGCAATATTGCCGTCTCTACATTGTCAGCAACTGTCAATCCGGCTATATTGAAATGTTTTTAAAAAAGTATGGCCTGGAACCGTATATCACTGATATAGAGTGTTTTGGCAATAATGGGAAAAACAAGGCGGAAAATATCAGCCTTCTCATGGAACGTAATGGAATACAAAAAGCCGTTTATGTAGGTGATACAGCCGGTGATTACGATTCCGCAACCATGGCAGGCATTCCTTTTATCTTTGCCTCCTATGGATACGGCAATATTAAGCAAAGTGCCCATTCTATCAGCCATATTTCGGAATTGGTGGATTTTGTTGCGCAGTAGCTGCTTCCGGTACAGCGAAAACGGCAAAAACGACGGTTTCAACAACCGTCGTTTGTTATATTTTCTATTATTGGCCCGCAAGAAACCATATGCCAACTAGCGGCCTTTTTTTATGCATGACAGGCAGAAAAAAGCTTTTATAACAGGAGGCGGAAATATCTGCTTTCAGTCAATTTCAGCCTGCGATATCTCAGACTTTTTATATTCTAACAAATCTCCCGGTTGACAGTCCAAAGCTTCGCAAATTCCTTCTAAGGTTGATAATCGGATCGCTTTTACTTTACCATTTTTGAGCAGGGAAAGATTTGCCAATGTTATCCCAACTCTTTCAGATAGTTCTGTTACACTCATTTTTCTTTTTGCCAGCATCACATCAATATTTATTATAATCGCCATGTACTCACCTCAAACCGTAAAATCATTTTCTGACTTTATCTCTAAAGCTTCTTGCAGGAGCCTTTGAAGAACAGCCACAAAGGTTGCAACTACAAGGGGGATTGAAGCAATGGCAAACCCGATAATTACGAGGCCGGGGGCATCTTCGATTTGAGCCTCAGCATATACGACCGGCATACCGGATAAGTATAAAAGGACAGTCATCATTATTCCCGATATTTTCATGTTTTTTAATGATTTTATAGATAACTCAGAAAAAACCTCTCCCTTGTCAATATAGCCGATCAGCCTTATGGCCTGGTATAATGCAACGAGAAAAATTATCATTGTTACGTACATGCATATGAGGAATGGATACTTGAGAAATGCCCATTCCGGCATTATTACCGCCATTTCATTTGCAAACAAAGGGAGCAGAAATACGCAAAAAGCAAGTGCAGCAATTCCGATAAAACCTATCACCATCTTTAGAAAAATTGTTGGAATCCGTTGTTTCATAAAATCACCTCTACTATTTATTGACAATTTGATTATAGCACAATTTTATCGTTTGTCAATAAATAAATATCGAAATTTTACAATTATTTTTTGTAAAACAATCCAGGAAGCAGATATAGCACTCAAATGCAAGATGAGATGCCACTTTGTAATTCGAAAAGCCATCTTTGTAAATGACAATTGAATATTTGTAACCGAAAAGCCACTTTTGTACTCGAAATGCATGCTTTGTAAACCAGAAGACACCTTTGTGACTGAAATGCAGTTTGATTTTTTGCTTTTATTGTTGTATGATAATAAAAATGCGTATGCCTAAGGGAGGTCAATTCCCTCTCGATTTTTTTGTAATCGGAGAATCCACCCCTAATTCCTTAGACAGATTAGACGTTGGCGGCATGCAAATTTATTATTTTTTGAGTAGAACAGGTTTTAGCATGATGTCTCCGGGGGCAACCGGATTACATCCAAGTTTTAGTAAAACCTCTTCTCCATGATAAAAGCTGAAGGTTTCGTAGGGACTACGATTGTTCAGCTTTTTTCTTTTATAAGAATTAATGTGATTCATCATCAAGCTGATATCATCCTGTGTAAGATTGTTAAAGCTTGTTCCTTTGGGAAGGACTCTGCGTATCAGTTCATGATTTACTTCGATCGCACCCTTTTGGTATGGACTTCCAGCATCACAATAAAATACTCTGGTCCTTAAGCCGGAGAAAAGGTCTGGTCCATACTCAATTGCTTTCGGATTTGAGAATTCACTTCCATTGTCGGTCAGAATCACTGGAAACAGCTTTTTAAACAGCTCATGCTCCAGTGTCTGATGCAGGTTATCAAAAATAACGGTTACTGATTTTGAAGTATTCGCATCACGTAAAAAAGCAAGCATAAAGCTGCACTCCACAAAGTGGAGGGTAAGAAGGCATTTGCCTCCTTTTTCTCCGATGACAGAGTCCATTTGTACAAGGTTCGCGTCAGGAGATTTCTCAAGGAACTCACAGAAATTTTTATAATTGCGGTTGATCCGGCAGCCTTTATCAACTTTGAATTCCGGCTTTTTGTATCGCTCTCGGAACTTTACTTTCCTTGGCAAATCAATGTTTCTAATGTCAAACAAACATGCATCAATGTAGTTATAGATTGTCTTTTCACTGCACATCAGTTCATCCTGATGATTGATATAGATCTGGTTGACCGATTGTCCCTGTTCCACGAGAGGCGTAATGATATGATTGAGTCTGCTAATTTCCCCTTCTGAAACACAAAGACCGCTCCTTGAGGCAGAAATCTTCTCATGTGCGTGGATGTGAGCATGCTCTGCATCATAAACAGTTTTCAGAAGAGTGCACTTACCAATGGTTTGGCAACCATTGCAGACATAGGGTGCCCGAAATCTTGCCATACAGATTTCTTCAAGGAAGTCTGTGCAATTCGCATTACAGGACTGGCACAGCTTACAGTAGCTATCTGATTTACGAGTACATTCTTTTCCACAGATTTTTTTCTTCCGGCAATTGAATCTGCTTTTACAGGCATTGAAAGGAAACCCGGGATAACCAGTGGCAATGTGCGAGCTGTATTTACGCACTTCTCTGGAGATGGTAGTTGGATTTTTATCCATGCGGCGTGCGATCTCCATAAATGACAAAGAATCTTTAAGATATTTTTGCAGGCTGAGCCTGTCTTCGTAAGTAAAAATTTAGACATCCAATATCCTCCGTTCTGCCGCCAACTCTTTTAGGATATAGGAATCAAGCAATCTAAGGAAACGGAAAAGACTGGTAATCTCAACATTCAATGAAAGAACATCAATCATTTTTGTAAGCCAGAATGCAACCTTCTGGTATCTATATCTAATTTATAAATTTTATCTCAATCTGGAATCGGAAGGGTTGCATTTCGATTTACAATTGAGCATAGCCATACACTGCACATGATTTGTATAATATTCCAACGTGCGTTTTCTTTCAATCAAGCACGAAAATCCCCCTTCTCCCGGATTCTTTTCCGGTAAGAGGTGGGCGTTTCCCCATAAAAGCGATGGAACAGCTCCGCAAAAGCACGGTGATCCCGAAACCCTGTTTCCCGGGCGATTTCCGCTGTCTTTTTATCAGTGGAAACCAGCAGGGATACTCCGTGTTTCATTCGAACCTTATTTAAATAATCCTTAAAGTTTTCCCCTGAACTCTTTTTAAAGAAACTGCTGAAATAATAGGGGTTCATGTGAACCTCACCCGCCAGCACCTCCAGTGTCAAATTCTCCATGTAATGCTTTTCGATATATTCCCTGGCATGAATGATATCCTTTTTATCTCCCCTTGCCACGGCCTGCCTGATCTCCTCTTTGTATTGGATGAAATACTGCAAAAACTGTTCCGCCAGTTCCCCGTATCCAACGGTCTTTCTTGACAAATCCAGGATTTCTTTAAAATCCAGTTCAGGCCCCTTAATTCCAAGGGTGTCAAACCGTTCTTCCAGAATACGGATGGTGCTGGCATAGTGAAAACAGGCATCCTCCTTTCTCCCATCCGCCGCAATGCTGACCAGCCGTTTGAACTGTTCACAGGCCATCGTAAATCCTTTTTCATCCTGCGCAACCATGGCATCCATCAGCTTCGCTCTGCCTTCCCGGATATCCTCTAAGGACACCTTCTTTTTAAAAACAGGACCTCCCCACCGGAAAACCGGGATGTGAAACTGGCCTGCAAAATAGAAATAGCCCTCCATGGAAAGGCACTTTTCATAAGCCGCCGGAATTTCTCCCATGGAATCCACCGGTTCTCCCACAATGAAAGCCAGTCTGCATTTCATGGCCTGGTCCGCCTCTTCCATGATCTCCCAAAGAAGATCTCCGATCTGGCACTGATCCGGATTTTTTATGACCATTACCATATTCCGGTTTTTGACAAATACAATTCCCTGGTTTCTTTCCATAAGGAAATCCTCCAGAAAGCTGATTGCGGAAAACCGGATCAGCTTCTGCTCCTGAAGGCTTACGGACCTATCACAAACCACCTCCGCTACCACCGGAAGGTATTTGCATTCCTCCACTTCCACCAGCTTGTTGTAGGAAGGAGAGGGAAATTCCATCTGCTCATCCCCTTTTCCTTCCTCTGTCTTAAACAAAAGGGTATCCCTTTTCATGCTGATCAGGCATTTTTCAATGGTGTTTACCAGTTCATCTTTAATAATCGGCTTTAAAAGGTAGTCCACCGCCCCATAGGTAAGCGCATCCTTTGCATACTGAAAATCCTGGAAACCGCTGATAAAAATCACCCTGGTACTGATTCCTAACTGTTTTAACTCTTTTAAAATATCAATTCCGCTTTTTTTCGGCATATGGATATCCAGAAGAGCCATGTCCGGCTGCTCTCTTATAATTCCGTCAAGAGCTGCCTTTCCGTCCTCGTATTCCCCTGTTATTTCTATTCCAAGCCCTTTCCAGTCCACCAGTTTTTTAATCCCCTTTGTGATCACCGGTTCATCATCTGCCAGAATCATTCGAAACATCTTCTTCCTCCCCCTTCTTCCATGGCATAATGATTCTCACCATGGTACCAACCGACGGTGTGCTCGTCACTTCAATCCCATATCCTTCCCCAAATAAATACCGGATGCGGTCATGAACGTTCTTTAATCCGATACTCTGCCAGTTGTGCTCATTTTTGATTCCCGGTTCATTTCCAAGAAGAAGAGTCCGAAGTCTCATAAGAGCGTCTTCATCCATTCCCACTCCATTGTCCATGACCGATATTTCCAGCAGGCCTTCCGAAAGCTCTGCGCTGATCAATACGTTTCCGCTTCCATCCTTTGGTTTGATCCCATGGACAAAGGCATTTTCCACTATGGGCTGAAGAATCAGCTTGGGAACTCCCTGCCCGCCGAGTCCGTTTAATTCCACCACCAGCTTCACCTTTCCCTTGATCCGGCAGTTCAGCAGATAAACATATTTACGGATGATATCCACTTCCTGCTCCAAAGGCACCATATCCTGCATGGGGCCGATCATGTAGCGGATCTGGGTGGACAAAGCCTCGATCATTTCGGAAACCACAGAATCTTCCTGTTCAAGAGCCGTCATCCGGATCACTTCCAGGGTGTTGTATAAAAAGTGAGGATATATCTGGGATTTTAAGGCTGTCATCTCCGCTTCCGCCTGTTTCATATGGGCAACATAAGACTGATTAATGTAATTTTCCAGTTCCTTTGACATCTGGTTGAACCGTTTGGATAAGATCCCGATTTCATCTCCCGAAGTCACGGGAAGCTCTAC of the Lacrimispora indolis DSM 755 genome contains:
- a CDS encoding BglG family transcription antiterminator encodes the protein MIIQRQIEILLELCKESDRFLTAAYFSKKMNVSLRTVQGDLKVIKEVLAKEGSASIISAVSKGTCLHIENHEEFTAFLNSLYQQQAHVSLAYPSNRVLQISIYLLNQHRSVSINTVADEFFISASTLHNDMKKLQELLEEFELDLLKNDNRILIFGSEINKRRYIVEKNVFLTHTPGGFGIDYVDEKQIPIIKNLLTEVLIKYKYSVADAEIQNAILFLNIMVKRLQKGFYISPSELNITDSLDVEEEIARDIFERLKKRYLINVTDYETNYFALYLKGKSNCQSTSMVTLEMDAFIRKAFLEIKNRFGIDFTDNINLRIALALHCVPLSIRLKYNMQLKSNMLDYIKQTFPLGYDIGIYFSLLLEERYGSKMSEAEISLIAVHFYSCLLEESYKTGIKQVLVISSLKNSMTLLLRQTLLKWFSGNISKLEFMNEVEVTDDTLDRFDVFLTTEKGRMYENGMAMFINIFPDNHDYMNIKLIMDGFKNVESILEIFSKDLFFVNNGRTKDEILKNLCEQANSKFGLEALYEEVIKREERGSTYFAEGIAVPHPMYAVSSDTFSAVSVVTEPLTWDGEQNQVHLVVMVCIGKNNPQAFQLWDYIARIFADKSFASRLLEKPDYETFVAIVKESLKDKIQ
- a CDS encoding DeoR/GlpR family DNA-binding transcription regulator, with amino-acid sequence MSKSQREEEILEILKLNNYATVDYLAEKLFISPSSIRRDLSNLESKGYVRRSYGGVTLISQPATIAPFSFRRQENRKEKMAIVKNAVKLITPDSSIFIDSSTTALNFAFLLNPSLNTTVYTNNMQLAHHLASKHIKTYAAGGLVSDFDNVVTTGSYTLGMLENIYVDQMFFTCTALSPGGQIMDVNEEETVVRKFMLARAQKRVFLCIKERFGQFSQHMAATLDDVEYVVSDEKLPDEFTEKFKHVHFISSDNNGSTERGETVDYPATD
- a CDS encoding HAD family hydrolase, with the protein product MDIKHIIFDLDGTLWNTTELSAMAYNRALQKDGRSALHITPDVIKQEFGKTISTIADELFPEFDKDTRNELMDQCDCFNTVCLDEADCDMLYPGVREALEQLSQYCRLYIVSNCQSGYIEMFLKKYGLEPYITDIECFGNNGKNKAENISLLMERNGIQKAVYVGDTAGDYDSATMAGIPFIFASYGYGNIKQSAHSISHISELVDFVAQ
- a CDS encoding helix-turn-helix domain-containing protein gives rise to the protein MAIIINIDVMLAKRKMSVTELSERVGITLANLSLLKNGKVKAIRLSTLEGICEALDCQPGDLLEYKKSEISQAEID
- a CDS encoding DUF2975 domain-containing protein — its product is MKQRIPTIFLKMVIGFIGIAALAFCVFLLPLFANEMAVIMPEWAFLKYPFLICMYVTMIIFLVALYQAIRLIGYIDKGEVFSELSIKSLKNMKISGIMMTVLLYLSGMPVVYAEAQIEDAPGLVIIGFAIASIPLVVATFVAVLQRLLQEALEIKSENDFTV
- a CDS encoding IS30 family transposase, which translates into the protein MFTYEDRLSLQKYLKDSLSFMEIARRMDKNPTTISREVRKYSSHIATGYPGFPFNACKSRFNCRKKKICGKECTRKSDSYCKLCQSCNANCTDFLEEICMARFRAPYVCNGCQTIGKCTLLKTVYDAEHAHIHAHEKISASRSGLCVSEGEISRLNHIITPLVEQGQSVNQIYINHQDELMCSEKTIYNYIDACLFDIRNIDLPRKVKFRERYKKPEFKVDKGCRINRNYKNFCEFLEKSPDANLVQMDSVIGEKGGKCLLTLHFVECSFMLAFLRDANTSKSVTVIFDNLHQTLEHELFKKLFPVILTDNGSEFSNPKAIEYGPDLFSGLRTRVFYCDAGSPYQKGAIEVNHELIRRVLPKGTSFNNLTQDDISLMMNHINSYKRKKLNNRSPYETFSFYHGEEVLLKLGCNPVAPGDIMLKPVLLKK
- a CDS encoding response regulator transcription factor, encoding MFRMILADDEPVITKGIKKLVDWKGLGIEITGEYEDGKAALDGIIREQPDMALLDIHMPKKSGIDILKELKQLGISTRVIFISGFQDFQYAKDALTYGAVDYLLKPIIKDELVNTIEKCLISMKRDTLLFKTEEGKGDEQMEFPSPSYNKLVEVEECKYLPVVAEVVCDRSVSLQEQKLIRFSAISFLEDFLMERNQGIVFVKNRNMVMVIKNPDQCQIGDLLWEIMEEADQAMKCRLAFIVGEPVDSMGEIPAAYEKCLSMEGYFYFAGQFHIPVFRWGGPVFKKKVSLEDIREGRAKLMDAMVAQDEKGFTMACEQFKRLVSIAADGRKEDACFHYASTIRILEERFDTLGIKGPELDFKEILDLSRKTVGYGELAEQFLQYFIQYKEEIRQAVARGDKKDIIHAREYIEKHYMENLTLEVLAGEVHMNPYYFSSFFKKSSGENFKDYLNKVRMKHGVSLLVSTDKKTAEIARETGFRDHRAFAELFHRFYGETPTSYRKRIREKGDFRA